From Methanomicrobiales archaeon HGW-Methanomicrobiales-1, a single genomic window includes:
- a CDS encoding tRNA (guanine(10)-N(2))-dimethyltransferase, with protein MELIETTEGKTRFFIPVQDNTTQFPPGSAPIFFNRKMELNRDVTVLLLSVLKPSEYLDAMGATGIRGLRVLNECGIPVTINDREAEAIELITYNAFRANLPVEVVQRDASALMSERSFDAVDLDPFGTPAMVVDAAVRGTRRFLFVTATDTAPLCGAHLKAGIRRYFARPLNTEYHSEVGLRILLGFVVRETVKYDRGVEPTFCYAREHFVRLHLRLIRGAGAADNTLKQIGFILQCPKCPYREEHPGMIPPTVCCPHCGVPLSFIGPLWLGSIRNTEVLLQMKEQLDTMELGTRKDIEKLINTSIEELPTSSFYDYHHIAKQLKVSPPDINTVLERIRAAGFAASRTHFCGYGIKTEAPLAIIRTAVLPATK; from the coding sequence ATGGAGTTAATCGAGACAACGGAAGGAAAAACCCGGTTTTTTATCCCGGTCCAGGACAATACAACACAGTTTCCTCCCGGTTCAGCCCCGATCTTTTTTAACCGGAAGATGGAACTGAACCGCGATGTGACCGTCCTTTTGCTCTCGGTACTCAAACCCTCGGAATATCTTGATGCAATGGGAGCTACGGGCATTCGCGGGTTGCGGGTGTTGAACGAATGCGGTATCCCCGTTACCATCAATGATCGTGAGGCCGAAGCCATCGAACTGATCACGTACAATGCGTTCCGGGCGAACCTTCCGGTCGAGGTCGTGCAGCGGGATGCCAGTGCCCTGATGTCGGAACGATCGTTTGATGCCGTGGATCTCGATCCGTTCGGGACACCAGCGATGGTCGTGGATGCTGCGGTCCGGGGTACCCGCAGGTTTCTCTTTGTCACTGCCACTGATACCGCCCCCCTGTGCGGGGCGCACCTGAAAGCAGGAATACGGCGGTATTTCGCACGACCGCTGAACACGGAATACCACAGCGAAGTCGGCCTTCGTATCCTTCTCGGGTTTGTTGTACGGGAGACCGTCAAGTACGACCGGGGTGTTGAGCCAACCTTCTGTTATGCCCGCGAACATTTCGTCCGGCTCCACCTCCGGTTGATCCGGGGGGCTGGCGCCGCTGACAATACCCTCAAGCAGATCGGGTTCATCCTCCAGTGCCCGAAATGCCCGTACCGGGAGGAGCACCCGGGCATGATTCCCCCCACCGTATGCTGCCCGCACTGCGGTGTGCCCCTCAGTTTTATCGGCCCCCTGTGGCTTGGCAGTATCCGGAACACTGAGGTACTCCTCCAGATGAAGGAGCAACTGGATACCATGGAGCTCGGCACGAGAAAAGATATCGAAAAACTCATCAACACCAGTATCGAGGAACTCCCCACCTCATCGTTTTACGATTATCACCATATCGCAAAACAACTGAAAGTGTCCCCCCCGGACATCAACACGGTTCTCGAACGTATCCGTGCTGCGGGATTTGCTGCCTCACGGACGCATTTCTGCGGGTACGGGATCAAGACAGAAGCGCCGCTTGCGATCATCAGGACAGCGGTTCTGCCGGCTACGAAATAA
- a CDS encoding 4Fe-4S ferredoxin produces MSDVVVIGAGIAGIQAALDIAGHGIHVHLVEREPSIGGHMAQLDKTFPTNDCSMCILSPKMVDVARHPLITIHTFAEVETIEGEVGNFTVTIREHPRYVDAELCTGCGDCIGICPVEVYNRFDAGVGVRKAIYKPHAQAVPDIVVKDAEHCIECGLCYDACGPGAILHKDEGKLVTIHAASIVITTGYTVFDARNKKQFGHLILPDVITSLELERMINASGPTGGKIKRLSNGAVPKSIVFIQCVGSRDMTIDRPYCSCICCMQAMKNAMLIKEKQPDIDITLCYMDIRAYGKGYEEYYERAKALGIRFLRGMPSDILADRKGLIMQVENSETSEVHVLHPELVVLSIGIGPSDNAAGIAAKCGIPLETTGFFKSVHDAMDTVATLRPGIYVAGTATAPRDIPDSVASGGSAAMRAYIDAVRTRSA; encoded by the coding sequence ATGAGTGATGTGGTAGTCATCGGTGCCGGTATCGCCGGCATACAGGCAGCGCTCGATATCGCAGGTCATGGCATCCATGTGCACCTTGTCGAACGCGAGCCCAGTATCGGCGGCCATATGGCCCAGCTCGACAAGACATTTCCGACAAACGACTGCTCGATGTGCATCCTCTCCCCCAAGATGGTGGACGTGGCCCGCCACCCGCTCATTACGATCCATACCTTTGCAGAAGTCGAAACTATCGAGGGGGAAGTCGGTAACTTCACGGTCACGATCCGGGAACACCCGCGATACGTGGATGCAGAACTCTGTACCGGCTGCGGGGACTGTATCGGGATCTGCCCGGTTGAAGTGTACAACCGGTTCGATGCCGGAGTCGGGGTAAGAAAAGCGATCTACAAGCCCCATGCCCAGGCAGTGCCGGATATCGTGGTCAAGGATGCGGAGCACTGTATCGAGTGCGGTCTCTGCTATGATGCCTGTGGGCCGGGTGCCATCTTGCACAAGGATGAAGGGAAACTCGTCACGATCCATGCAGCGAGCATCGTGATCACTACGGGGTATACGGTCTTTGATGCCCGGAACAAAAAGCAGTTCGGCCATCTCATCCTGCCGGATGTGATCACCAGCCTCGAACTGGAACGGATGATCAATGCCAGCGGCCCGACCGGCGGGAAGATCAAGCGGCTGAGCAACGGGGCTGTGCCAAAAAGTATTGTCTTCATCCAGTGTGTCGGCTCGCGGGACATGACCATCGACCGCCCCTACTGCTCGTGCATCTGCTGCATGCAGGCAATGAAGAACGCGATGCTGATCAAGGAGAAGCAACCGGATATCGATATCACCCTCTGTTACATGGATATCCGGGCCTATGGGAAAGGGTACGAGGAGTATTACGAACGGGCAAAAGCACTGGGAATCCGGTTCCTGCGGGGCATGCCTTCTGATATCCTTGCCGATCGCAAAGGGTTGATCATGCAGGTGGAAAACTCCGAAACCTCCGAAGTCCACGTTCTCCACCCGGAACTGGTAGTCCTCTCGATTGGCATCGGCCCGTCCGACAATGCTGCCGGGATTGCTGCGAAATGCGGCATTCCCCTTGAAACCACCGGGTTTTTCAAATCCGTGCATGATGCCATGGACACGGTAGCTACCCTGCGTCCCGGGATCTATGTTGCCGGTACGGCAACCGCCCCCCGGGATATCCCGGACAGTGTAGCCTCCGGCGGATCGGCGGCCATGCGGGCATATATCGATGCTGTCAGGACGCGGTCCGCTTGA
- a CDS encoding aminotransferase DegT produces MVNIPVARPAIGQEEISAVTAVLESGMLASGEKVTELETKFADYCGATHGIAINNGTAALHAALLAADIGHGDEVIVPAFSFIATATAVLMCGAKPVFCDVSDQTYTIDTAQLEERVTPRTRAVIGVHLYGQPFDVPAVQKVCELHNLKLIEDAAQAHGAICNGSKVGSFGHFGCFSFYATKNMITGEGGMVTTSEKAYAERLRLIINHGQSEKYVHTRLGYNYRMTDMAAALGIVQLKKLEKFNLRRRKNADFYNANLSVKGLITPYVAPGMHHVYHQYVIRLTDEFPMKRDSFMDYLKSKGIGSAVHYPIPIHRQPVFGLTNYPDPCPVSTALSSSVLSLPVHPLLDQKEIAYICDTINKVK; encoded by the coding sequence GTGGTCAACATACCTGTTGCGCGACCGGCAATCGGTCAGGAAGAGATCTCGGCAGTCACAGCGGTGCTCGAATCCGGCATGCTCGCTTCCGGCGAAAAAGTTACCGAACTCGAAACGAAATTTGCAGATTATTGTGGCGCTACGCATGGTATAGCGATCAACAACGGTACCGCGGCCCTCCATGCAGCCCTTCTTGCGGCAGATATAGGTCACGGGGACGAAGTAATCGTTCCCGCGTTCTCGTTTATCGCCACAGCAACGGCTGTCCTGATGTGCGGGGCAAAGCCGGTCTTCTGCGATGTCAGTGACCAGACCTATACGATTGACACCGCCCAGCTGGAAGAGCGGGTAACCCCGCGGACCCGGGCGGTAATCGGTGTTCATCTCTATGGCCAGCCGTTCGATGTGCCGGCCGTGCAGAAAGTATGCGAGCTGCACAACCTCAAGCTTATTGAAGATGCAGCCCAGGCACACGGTGCAATCTGCAATGGCAGTAAAGTCGGGAGTTTCGGGCACTTCGGCTGCTTCTCCTTTTATGCAACGAAAAACATGATCACCGGTGAAGGGGGGATGGTCACGACAAGCGAGAAGGCCTATGCCGAGCGCCTGCGCCTGATCATCAACCATGGCCAGAGTGAAAAATATGTCCATACCCGGCTTGGTTATAATTACCGTATGACGGATATGGCCGCAGCGCTGGGTATTGTCCAGTTAAAGAAGCTGGAGAAGTTCAACCTCCGCCGGCGGAAGAACGCGGATTTCTACAATGCGAACCTGTCGGTAAAAGGACTCATCACCCCCTATGTCGCTCCGGGTATGCACCATGTCTACCACCAGTACGTCATCCGTCTCACGGACGAGTTCCCGATGAAGCGCGATTCTTTTATGGATTACTTAAAGTCCAAAGGGATCGGCTCTGCGGTGCATTATCCCATACCCATCCACCGCCAGCCGGTCTTCGGGCTGACGAATTATCCGGACCCCTGCCCGGTCTCAACCGCACTCTCGTCATCGGTGCTGAGCCTGCCGGTGCACCCGCTGCTCGACCAGAAAGAGATTGCCTATATCTGCGATACGATCAATAAGGTGAAGTAA
- a CDS encoding phosphopantetheine adenylyltransferase has translation MKVMVGGTFDPLHDGHKVLLSRSFEIAGSGGHVVIGLTTDSFASRKTHPIRPFEVRKSELEQYIAGRNFSTPFVVEPLQDRFGSALEADFDAIIVSEETLPVAVEINKLRREKGRKKVDIHQISCVLAEDGRWISSTRIFRGEIDIHGHLMR, from the coding sequence ATGAAGGTTATGGTCGGGGGAACATTCGATCCCCTTCACGATGGGCACAAAGTCCTTCTTTCCCGGTCATTCGAGATCGCCGGATCCGGTGGTCATGTGGTAATCGGGCTTACCACTGACAGTTTCGCGAGCCGGAAAACCCACCCTATCCGTCCGTTTGAGGTCCGGAAATCCGAACTCGAGCAGTATATCGCTGGCAGGAATTTTTCTACCCCCTTTGTTGTCGAACCCCTGCAGGACCGGTTCGGTTCCGCACTCGAAGCTGATTTCGATGCGATTATCGTATCGGAAGAGACCCTCCCGGTTGCCGTGGAGATAAACAAACTCCGCCGGGAGAAAGGAAGGAAGAAAGTCGATATCCACCAGATCAGCTGCGTACTTGCAGAAGACGGTCGCTGGATCTCGAGTACCCGGATCTTCCGGGGCGAGATCGATATCCACGGTCACCTGATGCGATAA
- a CDS encoding nucleotide sugar dehydrogenase: MTLDVLLKKAGPIRRIGVLGMGYVGIPAAALFADVPQYERVYGFQRDSPSSGYKIAMLNRGESPLKGEEPGLEELLQKVTAAQKFVCTSDFSKIGECDAVTLSIQTPFLNKEDLLPDFSALMEGVKNVGRYLRPGMLVVLESTITPGTTIGIARELLEAESGLKAGVDFALAHAPERVMVGRLLRNIREHDRIVGGIDEASTRRATELYTPVLTIGKVIPMSSTAAEVTKTAENTFRDLQIAAINELALYCEAMGINVYDVRNGIDSLKGDGITRAMLWPGAGVGGHCLTKDTYHLERGVQQLGKGTLDYPADEPSLYVLARHINDFMPTHMFRLTKDALQRAGVPLKGAKVALLGWAFLSNSDDTRNTPAEPYRDLLVQEGVVVSVHDPYVADYPGVPIVSFVEEAVEGADAIVIFAGHNLYKGLDAPYLKNLTRKKHPVIIDGRNMIDPDVYIRLGFIYKGIGRGDKNGHAIVD, encoded by the coding sequence ATGACGCTTGATGTTCTCCTCAAAAAAGCCGGTCCCATCAGGAGGATCGGAGTCCTCGGCATGGGATACGTGGGTATCCCTGCGGCCGCTCTCTTTGCCGATGTGCCGCAGTACGAGCGGGTGTACGGGTTCCAGCGGGATTCCCCATCATCCGGTTACAAGATTGCGATGCTCAACCGGGGCGAGAGCCCGCTGAAGGGTGAAGAACCGGGACTTGAGGAGCTGTTGCAGAAAGTTACCGCAGCACAGAAGTTTGTCTGCACCTCGGACTTTTCAAAGATCGGGGAATGCGATGCAGTTACCCTCTCGATCCAGACGCCGTTTCTGAACAAGGAAGACCTGCTGCCGGATTTTTCTGCCCTGATGGAAGGAGTAAAAAATGTGGGCCGCTACCTCCGGCCCGGGATGCTTGTGGTGCTGGAATCCACGATCACGCCCGGTACCACCATCGGGATCGCCCGCGAGCTCCTTGAGGCGGAGTCCGGTCTCAAAGCCGGTGTGGATTTCGCCCTTGCCCATGCACCCGAGCGGGTGATGGTGGGACGACTCCTGCGCAATATCCGGGAGCATGACCGGATTGTGGGCGGGATTGATGAGGCAAGTACACGGAGAGCAACGGAACTGTACACGCCGGTTCTGACCATTGGCAAAGTGATCCCTATGTCATCTACCGCCGCGGAAGTCACCAAGACCGCGGAGAACACGTTCCGGGATCTCCAGATCGCTGCCATCAACGAGCTGGCACTCTACTGCGAGGCAATGGGCATCAATGTCTACGATGTAAGGAACGGTATCGACAGCCTCAAAGGAGATGGCATCACCCGTGCGATGCTCTGGCCGGGTGCCGGTGTCGGGGGGCACTGCCTGACCAAGGACACCTACCATCTTGAACGGGGGGTCCAGCAGCTTGGGAAAGGAACGCTGGATTATCCGGCAGACGAGCCGTCGCTCTACGTGCTGGCCCGGCATATCAACGATTTCATGCCCACCCACATGTTCCGGCTCACGAAAGATGCCCTGCAGCGTGCGGGAGTCCCGTTGAAAGGCGCAAAGGTCGCCCTTCTCGGCTGGGCGTTTCTTTCCAATTCGGATGATACCCGGAATACGCCCGCAGAACCGTACCGCGATCTCCTTGTGCAGGAAGGTGTGGTTGTTTCGGTTCATGATCCCTATGTAGCGGATTATCCCGGTGTGCCGATCGTTTCCTTTGTGGAGGAGGCAGTTGAGGGTGCTGATGCGATTGTGATCTTTGCCGGTCACAACCTGTATAAAGGCCTGGATGCGCCCTATCTCAAAAACCTCACCCGTAAGAAACACCCGGTGATTATTGACGGGCGCAATATGATTGATCCGGATGTCTATATCCGACTTGGTTTTATTTACAAAGGCATTGGCCGCGGCGATAAGAACGGGCACGCGATTGTGGACTGA
- a CDS encoding aspartate carbamoyltransferase has product MATRHIISIGDFERNEIDRLLDHARQIDNKKYDKYALNGKILAVLFFEPSTRTRMSFESAIARLGGTSLSVGSVDACSMAKGETLADTIRVVSGYADAIVIRHPKEGAARLAAEFATVPVINAGDGAGQHPSQTLLDLYTIRQSMPIDKIDVALVGDLRYGRTAHSLASALSLYNARLHTLSPTGLELPDTLITELTEKGVEIVNHDSIEEMVGLVDVLYVTRIQRERFPDSASYFNVASSYRITPELLTGAKEHLIVLHPLPRVNEIDPRVDESPHARYFEQSRNGVPVRMAMLMDVMQ; this is encoded by the coding sequence GTGGCAACGCGACATATCATTTCGATCGGGGATTTTGAAAGAAACGAGATCGACCGCCTGCTGGATCATGCACGGCAGATCGACAATAAAAAATATGATAAATATGCACTTAACGGCAAGATCCTTGCCGTCCTCTTCTTTGAACCCAGCACCCGGACACGGATGTCTTTCGAATCTGCCATTGCACGGCTGGGGGGAACTTCCCTTTCTGTCGGGAGTGTCGATGCCTGCTCCATGGCAAAAGGCGAGACACTTGCAGACACCATCCGGGTGGTAAGCGGGTATGCCGATGCAATTGTCATCCGGCATCCCAAGGAAGGGGCAGCGCGCCTTGCCGCAGAGTTTGCCACCGTACCGGTGATCAATGCGGGAGACGGTGCCGGCCAGCACCCTTCGCAGACGCTGCTCGACCTGTACACCATCCGCCAGTCAATGCCCATCGATAAGATCGATGTCGCGCTGGTCGGGGATCTCCGGTACGGGCGCACAGCACATTCGCTCGCATCCGCGCTCTCGCTCTATAATGCACGGCTGCACACCCTCTCCCCCACGGGGCTCGAACTCCCTGACACGCTCATCACGGAGCTTACCGAAAAGGGAGTGGAGATTGTGAATCACGATTCGATCGAGGAGATGGTTGGCCTGGTCGATGTACTCTACGTGACCCGGATCCAGCGCGAACGATTCCCCGACTCCGCCTCGTACTTCAATGTCGCATCCAGCTACCGGATCACCCCTGAGTTGCTGACCGGTGCAAAAGAACATCTTATCGTGCTCCACCCCCTTCCCCGGGTGAATGAGATTGACCCGCGGGTGGATGAGTCCCCGCATGCCCGGTACTTTGAACAATCCAGAAACGGGGTACCGGTGCGGATGGCGATGCTGATGGACGTGATGCAATGA
- a CDS encoding geranylgeranylglycerol-phosphate geranylgeranyltransferase, translated as MSIAGFFTITRPANAVISGVTAIIAYLVATGTIVPSTILLLVIVTLITAAGNVINDYFDTDIDRINRPERPIPSGLVTPSAARYFAVMLFVAGIIVALFTPMLCLAIVIINSVILVLYAAKLKGMPVIGNAAVAYLAASIFLFGGAFAGWDTLVHVVPLAAITFFATMVREILKDAEDVEGDMAGGADTLPIRIGVPLTTRIAVGFALVSVVASVVPFLWWGAWYLAGIVIVDIIILAAVIRTLGCAAPACIRATRSTTFIKAGMFAALLVFALSAVFL; from the coding sequence ATGAGCATTGCAGGATTTTTTACTATCACCCGCCCGGCAAACGCGGTAATATCCGGCGTAACTGCAATCATAGCATACCTTGTTGCCACCGGAACCATCGTTCCCTCAACGATTCTCCTGCTGGTCATCGTCACCCTGATCACTGCTGCCGGTAATGTGATCAATGATTATTTCGATACTGATATCGACCGGATCAACCGCCCCGAACGCCCCATCCCTTCCGGACTCGTAACTCCGTCAGCTGCACGGTATTTTGCCGTTATGCTGTTTGTCGCGGGTATCATCGTTGCCCTTTTCACCCCCATGCTCTGTCTGGCCATCGTGATAATCAATTCCGTGATTCTTGTCCTGTATGCAGCAAAACTCAAGGGTATGCCGGTGATTGGCAATGCAGCGGTTGCTTATCTTGCTGCCAGCATCTTCCTGTTCGGTGGAGCCTTTGCCGGTTGGGATACGCTGGTGCATGTAGTCCCGCTTGCGGCAATCACGTTCTTTGCAACCATGGTCCGGGAAATCTTAAAGGATGCCGAGGATGTGGAGGGCGATATGGCGGGAGGGGCCGATACCCTTCCTATCCGTATAGGAGTCCCGCTGACAACCCGCATTGCGGTGGGATTTGCCCTTGTTTCGGTGGTTGCAAGTGTTGTGCCGTTCCTCTGGTGGGGTGCGTGGTATCTCGCCGGCATTGTCATTGTTGATATCATCATCCTTGCTGCGGTAATCCGGACGCTGGGCTGCGCAGCTCCTGCCTGTATCAGGGCAACCCGATCAACCACGTTCATCAAGGCCGGCATGTTTGCTGCCCTTTTGGTTTTTGCCCTCTCGGCAGTCTTCCTGTAA
- a CDS encoding gamma carbonic anhydrase family protein, which translates to MRMDKVSGVPLFAAGNATIIGDVTIGKQVGIWFGAVIRADKDRIMIGDRSNIQDNCVVHTSKGHPVMLGTDVSVGHGAILHGCTIGNRVLVGMGAIVLNGATVGDGSVIGAGAVVTEGKVIPPGSVVVGVPGKIVKEADAAQQEQILKNAMSYIELAGEYAHHE; encoded by the coding sequence ATGCGTATGGATAAGGTCTCCGGCGTGCCGCTCTTTGCAGCGGGAAACGCAACGATCATCGGCGATGTCACGATCGGAAAACAGGTAGGCATCTGGTTTGGTGCGGTGATCCGTGCCGACAAGGACCGGATCATGATCGGGGACCGGTCCAATATCCAGGACAACTGCGTGGTGCATACCAGCAAGGGACACCCGGTCATGCTCGGGACCGATGTATCAGTCGGGCACGGCGCGATCCTGCACGGCTGCACGATCGGAAACCGCGTGCTGGTCGGCATGGGTGCGATTGTCTTAAACGGGGCAACGGTTGGCGATGGCTCGGTCATCGGAGCCGGTGCCGTGGTTACCGAGGGAAAGGTAATCCCCCCGGGTTCCGTGGTGGTCGGGGTTCCGGGAAAAATTGTCAAGGAAGCAGATGCCGCACAGCAGGAACAGATTCTCAAAAACGCCATGTCTTATATCGAACTGGCCGGGGAGTATGCCCACCATGAGTGA
- a CDS encoding cell shape determination protein CcmA, whose translation MPTLFQKGNTFFAQKGTYFEGNVKVDGDFIVPPHTHFWGRLTVTGSLELGPRSSVALDVSCWNAIIGSQCRIKGPIVAHGDVTILDHAAVHSIQAGGKVILRTGVHVGDVTSEDTIIVHGKIKSGKLTGKNMNVLGD comes from the coding sequence ATGCCGACACTTTTCCAGAAAGGAAATACCTTTTTTGCACAAAAAGGGACGTATTTTGAGGGGAACGTGAAGGTAGACGGGGACTTTATCGTCCCTCCCCACACGCATTTCTGGGGGCGGCTTACGGTCACCGGCTCCCTTGAACTTGGTCCGCGTTCCAGTGTAGCACTCGACGTCAGCTGCTGGAATGCGATCATTGGGAGCCAGTGCCGTATCAAGGGCCCGATTGTTGCGCACGGGGATGTGACCATCCTCGATCATGCGGCCGTCCATTCAATCCAGGCAGGTGGCAAGGTGATCCTGCGCACCGGCGTTCATGTCGGGGATGTGACCAGCGAGGACACGATCATCGTCCATGGCAAGATAAAAAGCGGGAAATTAACCGGGAAGAATATGAATGTCCTCGGGGATTAA
- the mtnA gene encoding S-methyl-5-thioribose-1-phosphate isomerase produces the protein MNETATLWWDAGNQSIHYIEQTLLPNEYAIVECRSIERLATAIKRLEIRGAPALGVAGAYGVALASVLADKNDMTSFMAAVNRDASVLRSTRPTAINLAWGIDRVLAAMSPARDCNEACARAIAEAEEIAREDTACCHAIGEQGATLLPDTCTVLTHCNAGALACSSWGTALGVIRSAVKAGKKVNVISCETRPLLQGARLTAWELARDGIDVTTITDSTAAHLMRKGAIDAVVVGADRITSDAVFNKIGTYMHAVCAHHHAIPFYVAAPLSTFDANNTEKDVIIEERGREEVTVMGNRTFVPDGAQVKNYAFDATPMELVTAVITEKGVMRPPIDIRKLLSRRSTT, from the coding sequence TTGAACGAGACTGCCACCCTCTGGTGGGACGCAGGGAACCAGAGCATTCACTATATCGAACAGACACTCCTTCCCAATGAGTACGCCATTGTGGAATGCCGCAGCATCGAACGGCTTGCAACCGCGATCAAACGGCTGGAGATACGGGGAGCCCCCGCTCTTGGCGTTGCCGGGGCATACGGGGTTGCACTTGCTTCTGTGCTTGCTGACAAAAACGATATGACATCGTTCATGGCAGCAGTGAACCGGGATGCCAGCGTACTCCGGTCAACCCGCCCGACTGCAATCAACCTTGCGTGGGGTATTGACCGGGTGCTTGCGGCGATGTCCCCTGCCCGGGACTGCAATGAAGCCTGCGCCCGTGCCATTGCCGAAGCAGAAGAGATCGCCCGGGAAGATACTGCCTGCTGCCATGCAATCGGTGAACAGGGAGCCACTCTCCTGCCCGATACCTGCACGGTACTCACCCATTGCAATGCCGGGGCACTGGCATGCTCATCATGGGGTACAGCGCTGGGCGTGATCCGATCAGCAGTAAAGGCGGGAAAAAAGGTGAACGTGATCTCCTGCGAGACACGCCCGCTCCTGCAGGGTGCCCGGCTTACCGCATGGGAACTTGCCCGGGATGGCATTGATGTAACCACGATAACGGATTCCACCGCAGCCCATCTTATGCGAAAGGGCGCGATCGATGCCGTTGTTGTTGGCGCGGATCGCATCACCAGCGACGCGGTTTTCAACAAGATCGGAACGTACATGCATGCAGTCTGCGCACACCATCACGCCATACCATTCTACGTAGCCGCGCCCCTCTCGACATTTGATGCAAATAATACCGAAAAGGATGTGATCATCGAGGAGCGCGGGCGCGAAGAGGTCACTGTCATGGGTAACCGTACCTTTGTTCCGGATGGCGCACAGGTGAAGAACTATGCATTCGATGCGACACCGATGGAACTGGTCACCGCCGTGATAACCGAAAAGGGCGTGATGCGCCCGCCTATAGACATACGTAAACTCTTATCGCGTCGCAGCACTACATAA
- a CDS encoding gfo/Idh/MocA family oxidoreductase, whose translation MDVGVIGVGTMGKNHVRVYSEMKSVDSVGVYDPNTAGARDMGEKHGATVYSSVTELLAHVDAVSVCVPTPFHRATVEQVFSARKSVLIEKPICATAEEATQLMKKAPAGITIGVGHIERFNPVVEEIRKIVKKPLYVEMKRHNPASARVTGSTVVEDLMIHDIDILLTLFFKAPCMISSAGTADVCSVLMKCGNVPVALSASRKSSKKIRMIYIEEEEFTIEGDFMTQEVTIYRKPGQYTFEAERYVQENIIEKVMVNKLEPLKRELATFIDCVEHCRPFPITPEQAIHNLRICEEIQAGLAK comes from the coding sequence ATGGATGTCGGTGTAATCGGTGTCGGGACGATGGGAAAGAACCACGTCAGGGTCTACTCAGAGATGAAAAGCGTGGATTCTGTCGGGGTCTATGACCCGAACACGGCCGGGGCCCGCGATATGGGAGAGAAGCACGGGGCCACCGTGTACTCCTCGGTCACCGAGCTGCTGGCGCATGTCGATGCAGTCAGTGTCTGCGTACCTACGCCGTTCCACCGGGCCACGGTCGAACAGGTCTTTTCTGCCAGAAAATCAGTGTTGATCGAAAAACCGATCTGTGCAACTGCCGAGGAAGCCACGCAACTCATGAAGAAAGCACCGGCAGGGATCACGATCGGGGTCGGCCATATCGAACGGTTCAACCCGGTTGTCGAAGAGATAAGGAAGATCGTAAAAAAACCGCTGTACGTGGAGATGAAGCGGCATAATCCCGCATCAGCCCGTGTCACGGGAAGTACGGTTGTCGAGGATCTCATGATCCATGATATCGATATCCTTCTCACGCTGTTCTTTAAGGCCCCCTGCATGATCTCGAGTGCCGGCACTGCAGATGTGTGCAGTGTGCTGATGAAATGCGGCAATGTCCCCGTTGCGCTCTCGGCTAGCCGGAAGTCCTCGAAGAAGATCCGGATGATCTATATCGAGGAAGAAGAGTTCACGATTGAAGGGGACTTCATGACCCAGGAAGTGACCATCTACCGCAAGCCGGGGCAGTACACGTTCGAGGCGGAGCGGTATGTGCAGGAAAATATTATCGAGAAAGTAATGGTCAACAAGCTCGAACCGCTTAAACGCGAGCTTGCCACGTTTATCGATTGCGTGGAACACTGTCGTCCTTTCCCCATCACTCCTGAACAGGCAATCCACAACCTGCGCATCTGTGAAGAGATACAGGCAGGGCTTGCAAAATAG
- a CDS encoding aspartate carbamoyltransferase regulatory subunit, protein MTHTEDADNEGLLVRRIRNGTVIDHIDGGEALNVVKILGITGTTQEALSIATNVPSRDMEKKDIVKLTNRELSKEEVDRIALISPHATINIIRNFKVCEKKGVEIPTLIQGLVRCPNPGCISNTHEPIQSKFHVRPTGLHCYYCDWVITKDLTSYII, encoded by the coding sequence ATGACCCACACCGAAGATGCAGATAATGAAGGGCTCCTTGTCCGGCGGATCAGGAACGGCACGGTGATCGATCACATCGATGGTGGTGAAGCACTCAACGTGGTAAAGATTCTCGGTATCACCGGAACTACGCAGGAAGCGCTCTCGATTGCCACCAATGTTCCAAGCCGGGACATGGAGAAAAAGGACATCGTCAAACTCACCAACCGTGAACTCTCAAAAGAAGAAGTTGATCGCATTGCCCTCATCTCTCCGCATGCGACCATCAATATTATCCGTAACTTCAAGGTCTGCGAGAAAAAGGGAGTTGAGATCCCAACCCTGATCCAGGGACTTGTCCGCTGCCCCAACCCGGGCTGCATCTCAAATACCCATGAACCGATCCAGAGCAAGTTCCATGTAAGGCCCACGGGACTTCACTGTTACTACTGTGACTGGGTAATAACAAAAGACCTGACCAGTTACATCATCTGA